In Aquipuribacter hungaricus, one DNA window encodes the following:
- a CDS encoding (deoxy)nucleoside triphosphate pyrophosphohydrolase, with translation MDDSGPGEVLPGYGAAEQGRTPARLVVGAAIVDSLERPQLLLAARRSAPPALAGLWEFPGGKVEPGETPEQALHRELREELGVRAVLGEEVVPGRADDAGADGPGADGPGVDDPDHGRVWRLVPGLVMRLWLARMDEPVAPALPVPREDHDDVRWLAADELRSVPWLPADAAAVDALTVLLAGGRAHGAQQREPGAAREDGRWSGGGAGCGRLVSRDHRDDSSAPGPP, from the coding sequence ATGGACGACAGCGGCCCCGGCGAGGTCCTGCCCGGGTATGGAGCTGCGGAGCAGGGGCGGACCCCGGCACGGCTGGTCGTCGGTGCCGCGATCGTGGACTCCCTCGAGCGCCCGCAGCTGCTGCTGGCCGCCCGCCGCAGCGCGCCGCCGGCGCTGGCGGGCCTGTGGGAGTTCCCCGGCGGCAAGGTGGAGCCCGGCGAGACGCCCGAGCAGGCGCTGCACCGCGAGCTGCGCGAGGAGCTCGGCGTGCGGGCGGTGCTCGGCGAGGAGGTCGTGCCCGGCCGGGCCGACGACGCTGGTGCGGACGGCCCGGGTGCGGACGGCCCCGGGGTCGACGACCCGGACCACGGCCGGGTCTGGCGGCTCGTCCCAGGGCTCGTGATGCGCCTGTGGCTGGCCCGGATGGACGAGCCGGTCGCACCCGCGCTGCCCGTGCCGCGCGAGGACCACGACGACGTCCGGTGGCTCGCCGCCGACGAGCTCCGCTCGGTGCCGTGGCTCCCCGCGGACGCCGCCGCGGTAGACGCGCTCACGGTCCTGCTCGCGGGCGGGCGGGCCCACGGCGCGCAGCAGCGGGAGCCCGGGGCCGCACGGGAGGACGGCCGTTGGTCCGGGGGTGGTGCAGGATGCGGCAGACTGGTATCCCGTGACCACCGCGACGACAGCTCTGCGCCAGGACCTCCGTAA